The following are encoded together in the Vigna unguiculata cultivar IT97K-499-35 chromosome 2, ASM411807v1, whole genome shotgun sequence genome:
- the LOC114174272 gene encoding uncharacterized protein LOC114174272 gives MEDSSKYPHAHQPVRSISFPTRVHPVSQRVEALLNHLKHHHSQPVSSTENLEAETIQSDLVVLAELYNSMEELFHSPHSQQALLRYQDGKLVEEALCGSVTLLDTCESARDLLLVLKEHMQTLHSALRRRKGDSNIESSVSSFDIFKKMAKKTISKQLGQLKRMQNKVNSFCLLDQDQQLAFLARVLRESNTFTISILHSLLVFLSMPTLVAKGSSSLISKLKITVLFSSQKEQKNTNGVADLNSVLCSLFGREKNGDSCGEFQRALGVLETLNVNIEALESGLDCIFRCLVKNRVSFLNMLAH, from the coding sequence ATGGAAGATAGTTCTAAATACCCTCATGCACATCAACCTGTGAGATCCATTAGTTTTCCCACCAGAGTTCACCCTGTTTCTCAGAGAGTTGAAGCACTTCTAAACCACCTAAAACATCATCATTCTCAACCTGTCTCAAGCACTGAAAATTTGGAAGCAGAAACAATTCAGAGTGACTTAGTTGTGCTTGCTGAGTTGTATAACTCCATGGAGGAACTCTTCCATTCTCCACACTCACAGCAAGCTCTTCTACGCTACCAAGATGGGAAACTCGTTGAAGAAGCGTTATGTGGCTCAGTCACATTGCTAGACACATGTGAGTCTGCGAGGGATTTGTTGTTGGTTCTGAAGGAACACATGCAAACCCTTCATTCAGCTTTGCGTAGAAGAAAGGGAGATTCAAACATTGAAAGCAGCGTTTCTTCTTTTGATATCTTCAAGAAGATGGCAAAGAAGACAATTTCCAAACAACTTGGACAGCTTAAGAGAATGCAGAATAAGGTTAATTCCTTCTGTTTACTGGACCAAGATCAACAGCTAGCATTTTTGGCGAGAGTTCTAAGAGAATCAAACACCTTCACCATCTCTATATTACATTCTCTGTTAGTATTTCTGTCCATGCCAACGTTAGTTGCAAAAGGGTCCTCCTCCTTGATCTCAAAGTTGAAGATCACTGTTTTGTTCTCTTCCCAGAAAGAACAGAAGAACACAAATGGGGTTGCAGATCTTAACAGTGTTCTGTGCTCCCTCTttggaagagagaaaaatggtGATTCCTGTGGTGAATTTCAAAGGGCACTAGGAGTGTTGGAGACATTGAATGTTAATATTGAGGCTCTTGAGAGTGGATTAGATTGCATATTTAGATGTTTAGTCAAAAATAGAGTGTCGTTTCTGAATATGCTAGCTCATTAA